AAGTAAATTGGCTCGACAGCAACGTTTTTTACCTTCCAAGCTTGATCGCCGCCCTGCGCCATGCTCCTATCCGCCCGCCTTGCCGAGACGTAAGGCGGCTCGCTCGAGGCCCGGCTGTCGCCGCGTCGATTTCATCTCGTTGCGGCGACCGGCATTTGAGCGGGAATTGCTTGTGTAATGAAGAATTTTTGGAAGGATCGAATATGGTCAAGTTTCTGAAAATGTTGTGTATATCCGTCGTCGCGTTCGGCGCCGTCAACGGCGTCGCCCTCGCCTCCGACAGCGAAGGCGACGGGCGTTCCTGCCCGGTGAGCTGGCAGACTCTGCGGGATGCGTTGAGAGCCGCCAAGGCCGACAGGAGCGTCACGACTCCAGGCGCCTTCGGCAACAATATGTGGGGCGTCGTCGTGAACCGCACCGGGGCGGTGTGCGCGGTCGCGTTTTCAGGCTCCGCCGCGAGCGATCAGTGGCTCCTCAGCCGACAGATCGCAGCCGCAAAGGCTTTCACGGCGAACGGCCTCAGCCTCGACTCCATTCTCGGCGGCAGCAAACAGCTCTCGACCCAGCAGCTTTACGACCTCGTCCAGCCCGGCGGCGGCCTCTACGGCGTGCATTTCGGCAATATTCAGGACGCGGCGGACGCTACGAAAGGGCCGGCGTCGAAATGGGGCGCCGCCTCAGATCCGATGGTCGGGCTGCGCGTGGCCGGCATGATCACTTTCGGCGGCGGGCTCGCACTCGTCAACAATCGCGGCGTCGTGGTCGGGGGTCTTGGAATATCCGGCGATACGGCGTGCCAGGACGATAAATTCGCCCGAGCGGTTCGCACCGGACTGGGGTTGAATGGCGGCGTCGCGGATGCGGGGACCGGAGCAACCTGCCGGTAAGTTCGTCATATTGGCGGCGCTGAAAAGACATCGCCCCGGCCGATGGGCCGGGGCGACATTTCTCTCACTGATCGCTCGCGCGCCTGTTGCGTGAGGCTTCCTCGGCGCTCGACGCCGCACCGGCGTCTCCGGGCTCGATGAGCCCGAAATCGTCTTCGTCGAAGACCGACGACGAAGCCGGGGGCTTCGGAGCCGGCGACGGGGCGATATAGGCCTCGATCTCCTCATGCGCGTCGAAACGCGTCTCGACGACGGGTTCCGGAAAACGGCTCCCCTTCGGCTCGACGATTTGCGGTTCGACCAACGTAAGCTCGGGCTCACGCTGCCGGGGCTCCGCCGCCTCGACGATGAGAGGCGCCACGACCGGTTCGACGGCAACCACGGCGGCGGCTACTCCCGAGGCGCGGCTCGGACGCATGACGCGCGAGACGTTTACGGTGGAAGGCGCGGCCGGCTCCTCGGTCGAGCGGCGCATTCTGGCGGCCAGCATTTTCAGGGCGGAAGCAGGCTCTTCCGCTTCGTTCGACGCTCGCGGATCAGCGCTGGCGGGCGCAGGCGTCGCCGACTCGCTCCTGCTCGACCGCATGGCGGCGATCTTACCCATAAGGCCGCCGATCGCGCCTTCCGTTTTCTCGGCGCTGGCGGGCGCCGGCTTGCGAGCGGCGACGACCGGCGCCTCCGCGACCGGCTCCACCTCATGCTCGGCCTTCTTGGCGAAGCGCGCATGGAGCGTCGGCAGCAAGCGGGCGAAGAGCGACGGAGTCGCCTCGGAGGCGGGCTCGTCGACCATAGCTATAGCTGCGGGAGCCTCTTGTCCGCGACGCGGTTCGGGGTCGCGGGAGACCCGCTTCACCGGCGCGGCCTCGGCCTCCATCGCCTCGGCCACAGCCGCGTCATCGCCGGCCTTGCGACGCCGTTTCAAAAGAACATAGGCTCCGAGCGCCGCAACGCCGAACAGCGCAGGATAGAGCAGGCTCGACAGCAGCCCGCCGCCCTGCGCTTCCTCCGGCGCTGGCGCCAGCGCGGGCGGCGCCGACTTCGCGGACACGTCTCGCGTCAGCAAGTCGCCGGCGACATAGGGAGCGACCTTGTCGGCCGCGGCGTCGAAATCCTCATAGGCCTTGCCGCGATCATAGACGATGGTCGAAGCGAGCGACGCCGCTTCGTCCTTCAGACGCTCCGCGCCTTCGCCGCCGTCGGCGAGCCCGACCTTGATCGCGCCCTGGCGGCCAAGCGCCCAGGATTCGCAATTGAAGAATTTGTCGAGCCCGTTCTGATCGTTTTGCGTCGAAATATTCACGCAGGCGGAGAGACGGCGCTTGTCGTCGATCGCCGGCGCGATGAGCCAACCGTCGAGCGCCACCGGCGGCTGGCCGGCGTGGACGCGCTGGGCGTTGACCTCGGGCAGACTCGCTTCGAACGCCGTCAACAGCTTCCCGGGCTCGAGCGAATCGGGCTCGCCGGTCTTGATGTAACCATCGTCGAGCAATTCGACAGGCGCGAGCCATTCGAGCTTTCCGCCGGCCGGGGCGACCATTCCCTGAACGCCCGGCCGCCATTCGAGACCGGCTTCCTGGGCAAGTTTGTGCGCTGTCTCGAGCGGCAGGAAAACGCGGCCGGCCGGCAACCACATCGTGGCCCGATCGCCGATCCGAATCTCCGCCGGGCCAACGAGGCCCTCCGCCAGAAGCGACGCAATGCGCGCATCCGAAGCCTCCTGAACGGCGGCGGGATCGCTGGAAGTCGCGGGAGCCGTCTGACCCTCCAGCTGGGCGTCCGCGGCTTGCTCCGCGACGGGCTGATCCGCGGCGACGGCGGCCGGCGCTTCCGGCGCCAGGGAGCGCAATTTCGGAACGAAAGAAGCCGCGGGAGAATCCCCCTGAAGCTCCACCACATTCTCGCCGAGCGCCGCGACCGGCGGCTTGATCGCCGCAATGGCGCGGCGCGGCGGATTGAAGGTCATGATCGGCGCCTCGAAACGCGCGGGCTCGACGATCGTGGCTTCGCCCGCCACAGCGGCGGCTTCGACCGGCGCGGGCGGCAAGGCTGCGTCCTGCCCTTCGGCCGGCGCGGCCGGCGTTTCATTCGGGAGTTGCGCCGCGACCGAGGGGGCCTCTCCTGCGGCCGGGGCCGGCGTGTCGGCGAGCGCTGGCTGCTGCTCGACGGGCATAGCCGGCGGGGGAGCGGATGGAGCCTCGGCGACCGGCTGCGCGGGAATGGGCGCCGCGGCGACGGGAGCGGGCTGCGCAGGAGCCGGCGCGGCTTCCTTGACGGGCGCCGGCGCGGGCTTCGCGGCGACGGCCGGCTGCGGGGCAGGTTTGGGCGCGAGCTTTTGCGCTTGAGCGGCGCCCTTGACCGGCTTCATCGGCGCCATCTCGAAAATGATGTCCTGCGCGGAATTCGCCGGGGACATGGGCGGCATCTCGTAGATCACGTCGCCGCTGCTGCGGCCGTCGCGCGCCCAGCCTTGCGTCGGGACAAGGGACAACACGGCGAGCAAGGCGACGCTCGACGCGACAACAGGCGGCTTGGAATACGACATCGACCACTCCACGACGCATACAAGGATACGCAGGTCGCGACGTTGACGGCCGAAGCTGAAGAAAGCGCTATTTCTGGGTTGTGAGATTAAGGAAACGCATTGGCAGCGTTAACGCCCGGTTTACGCAGCCGCTCAAGACGCCGCGAAAAGCTGCGCCGGATCGGCGGGTTTGAGCTCGACGCTCTCTCCGCAGCCGCAAGCCGACGTCTGATTTGGATTTTCGAAGACGAAGGCCGAAGAGAATTTGTCGATCTTCACATCCATCGTCGTGCCCAAAAGATACAGAACCGCGCCCGCGTCGACGATGACCCTGCCGCCCTCGAAATCGATCACTTCGTCGCCCTTTTGGGGCTCGGCGAGCGCCATCTTGTAGGACATGCCGGCGCAACCGCCTTTTTCCACCGATACGCGCAGGCCGGTCTCCGCCGCTGCGTTGGCCAGCAGGCCGCGCACGCGCTCGGCGGCGGCGGGGCTGACGATCATCACGCTCGGTTTCGGCAGCGGCATTTTTCTTCTTCCTCAGTAATTGGCCCAGAGGCCCGGAGACGCCAGCTCTACCAGATGGTGGTCTGGGTCTCGAAAATAAAGGCTCTCTCCGCCGCGCGGCCATTTCATGACGGCTTCGATCTCGACGCCGCACGCCGCGAGGCGGGTCCTCCATTCCGGAATGTCGTCCGCCTCCACCGCAAAGGCGAGATGCGCGGGACCTTGCCCATCATGCGGCGGAATGCGGCCGCCGGGAAGATCGATCGGCTCGAGCGCGCCGCCTTGCCTGAACAGCAACAGCACGCTGGCCGGTCCACAATCCAACGCCCACATGCGGCTGTCCTGCATCATGGGCGATAAGCCGAGCGCATCCCGATAGAAGCGCCCCGCTCTCTCGAGGTCCTCGACATAAAGGGCCGTCTCCAGAACTCTCGGCTTCGTTTGCGGAGCAAACATGACGCTCGACTTCCGACATGACGCCTGTCGCTTGGCGTCTTTCGTTCAGAACATGTCGAGCGTGACGCGCGCCTCGTCCGACATGCGGCTCTGATCCCATGGGGGATCGAATACGAGATTGACCTTCACTTCCGAAACGCCCGGGACGGCGCCGACGGCGTTCTTCACCCATATGGGCATTTCCCCCGCGACGGGACATCCCGGCGCTGTCAGCGTCATGTCGATTTCCACGACGCCGGCGTCAGAAATATCAATACGGTAGACCAGCCCCAGTTCGTAGACGTCGGCCGGGATCTCCGGATCGTAGACGGTCTTCAGCGCCTTCACGATGTCGTCGGTCAGGCTGTCGTTTTTAGACGCGGAGATAGAAGCGCGGTCGTCCTCCGCGGCGACTTCCGGCTCGCTTGGGTTTAGAGCGTCGGTCATCAGCACGAGAACCTCCTCAGGCGAAAAGTTTCTGAGCTTTTAGCAAAGCTTCTGCCAACCGATCGACTTCCTCGCGCGTGTTGTAGAGCGCGAAGGAGGCGCGGCATGTCGAAGTCACCCCGAAATGCGACAGAAGCGGCATTGCGCAATGCGTTCCGGCGCGCACGGCGACGCCGGAACGATCGATGATGGTCGCGATGTCATGCGCATGCGCCGCCTTCATCTCGAAAGCGACGATCGGTCCCTTGTCCGGCGCATTTCCGAAGATGCGCAGGCCCTCGATCTCGGAGAGCCGCTGCTGCGCATAGGCCGTCAGTCGCGCCTCATGGGCGCGGATCGCGCCGCGGCCGATCGAGTCGATATAATCGAGCGCCGCGCCGAGCCCCACGGCCTGGGCGATCGGCGGCGTGCCCGCCTCGAAGCGATGCGGCGGCGCGTTGTAAGTCACAGTGTCGCGCGTGACGGTCTCGATCATCTCGCCGCCGCCAGCGAAAGGCGGCAGCGCTTCGAGCCATTTACGCTTACCGTAAACCGCGCCGACGCCCGTCGGGCCGTAAAGCTTGTGGCCGGTGACGACGTAGAAATCGACGTCGAGCGCCTGCACGTCCACGTCGAGATGCACGGCCCCCTGCGAGCCGTCGACGCAGATCGGAACGCCATGCGCATGGGCGATGCGCGCCATATCCGCGATCGGCGTCGGCGCGCCGACGACATTGGACATATGCGTCACCGAGACGATCTTCGTCCGCTCGGTGAACATCTTCTCGAAAACGTCGAGATCGATGACGCCATTGTCGTCCGGCACGATCCATTTGATGACCGCGCCCTTGCGCTCCCGCAGGAAGTGCCAGGGCACGATGTTGGAATGATGCTCCATCAGCGACAGGATGATCTCGTCGCCCTCGCCGATATGGGCGAGCCCGTAGGAGGCGGCGACAAGGTTGAGCGCCTCGGTCGCGCCGCGCGTGAAAATGATCTCTTCCGTCAACCCGGCGTTCAGGAAACGCCGCACCGCTTCGCGCGCGCCCTCATAGCCCTCCGTCGCCGCATTGGCGAGGTAATGCAGGCCGCGATGCACATTCGCGTATTCGTGCTCGTAGAAATGCGTCAGCCGATCGATGACCGCGCGGGGCTTTTGCGCCGAAGCGGCGTTGTCGAGATAAGCGAGCGGCTTGCCGTAAGGCATTTCGGCGAGGATCGGAAAATCCGCGCGGATTTTTTCGACGTCGTAGAGGGTCACGTGCTGGTTCATCGCGCCCTCGCCGCCATCCAGGAGGAAATGCGCGTGGCGAGGAAGCCGCGCAGCGCCTCGTTTTCGAGTCCCTCGAAAGCCTCATTGGCGAAGCCTTCGATCAGCAGCGCCTCCGCCTCGACGCGCGGAATGCCGCGCGCCACGAGGTAGAAGAGCTGGTCCTTGTCGAGCCGGCCGCAAGTCGCGCCATGTCCGCATTGGACGTCGTCCGCGAAGATTTCCAGCTCCGGCTTGTTGTTCATCGTGGCGCCGTCCGAGAGCAGGACGGCCTTGGACTGCATGACGCCGTCGGTCTTCTGCGCGCCCGGCCGCACCACGATCTTGCCCTGGAAGACGCCCGTGCCCTGCTCGTCGAGAATGCTGCGGAAGCGCTCGCGGCTTTCGCCATTCGGAAAAGCATGGTCGACGACCAGCGTCGTGTCGACATGCTGGCGGCCTTTGGCGAGCGTCGCGCCATTGAGCGAGACCTTCGCCCGCTCTCCATCGAGCCGCGCGAAGATCTGGCGGCGCAGCAGCCCCGCGCCTTCGAGCAGCGCGTAGGAATTGAGGCTCGCCCCTTCGTCGAGATGGGCGAGCAGGCTCATGACCCGCACCAGCGCGTCGCTTTGCCCCGAAGCGTGGGTGATAATATCGAGCGTCGCGCCCGAGGCGAGACGGACGATCAGCGCCTGATTGTCCTGCGCCGGCGCCGACGAGAGCGCGCCGGCCGTCTCGACAATCGTCGCGTGAGCGTCCTTGCCGACGATCACGACATTGCGGCTGAAGCTCGATTGCGCCTCTTCCGACGAGACGAAGGTCGCGAGTTCGATCGTTTGTTCCAACGTTGCGCCGCCGGCGACGCGCAGCACCACGCCGTCCTGCATCAGGGCGGCGTTGAGCGACAAGGCGGCGTCGTCCGTCTGGACGTCGCTGCTGGCGATGAGCGCCATGATCCCGGCCGCGCCCTGCCCCAGCGCCTCGCGCAATGGCTGCGCCTTTACGCCTTCCGGAAGAGCGGCGAGGTCCGAGAGGTCCGGACGGAAGACGCCGTCGAGCGTCACGAGGCGGATCGCGCCGCATTTCGCCGGAAGCGTCAAAGCAGCCGCGTAGACGGACGCGATCGGCGCGGGCTTGGCGAGCGCGGCCTTGAGGTCCGTATAGTGCCAGGCCTCCACGCGGCGGTTCGGAAGCCCCTTGGCGGCGAAGGATTCCCAGGCCGCCTGACGCAGGCCGGTCGCTCCCTTGCCCTTCATCTCGTCGAAGAGAGAGAGAAGCGCCGCATCGGTTTCGGTGGCGAGCTTGATCATGGCTTACGCCGCCTCTTCAGCCAGATATTCCCGATAGCCGTGTTCTTCGAGCTCGAGAGCGAGCGCCGGCCCGCCCGAACGCTGGATGACGCCCTTCGCCATCACATGCACCGTGTCCGGCTTGATGTAGTCGAGCAGACGTTGATAGTGCGTGATGACGAGGAAAGAGCGCTTGGGATTGCGCAGAGAATTGACGCCTTCGGAGACGACGCGCAGCGCGTCGATGTCCAATCCCGAGTCGGTCTCGTCGAGAATGCCGAATTTCGGCTGGAGCAGCGCCATCTGGAGAATGTCCATGCGCTTCTTCTCGCCGCCCGAGAAGCCGGAATTGAGCGGCCGGCGCAGCATCTCCTGCGAGACGCCGAGCTTGGCCGAGGCCTCCTTTACGGCCTTCATAAATTCGGGCGTCGCCAGCTCCTCTTCGCCGCGCGAGCGGCGCTGGGCGTTCATCGCGGCCTTGAGGAAGGTCATGGTGGCGACGCCGGGGATCTCCACCGGATATTGGAAGGCCAGGAATATTCCCTTGGCGGCGCGCTCATGCGGCTCCAGCTCAAGTATGTTCTCGCCGTCGAGCAGCACCTCGCCTTCCGTGATCTCATAGCCCTCGCGGCCGGAGATCACGTAGGAAAGCGTTGATTTGCCCGTGCCGTTGGGCCCCATGATCGCGGCGACCTCGCCGTCCTTCACGGTGAGCGTCAGGCCTTTGAGGATCTTCCGGTCGCCGACCGAAACGTGGAGGTTCTTGATTTCGAGCATCGTAAACTCTTCCGGTCTCTGGGGCGTCATGGCCGGCCTTGTGCCGGTCATCCACACGCGTTTTGTATTCCTTAGTCGCGGCCAAGAGCCACATTGCTGACAGGCGTGGATGGCCGGGACGAGCCCGGCCATGACGCAGAGCGTCGCTACCCCACGCTCCCTTCGAGCGAGATCGAGATCAGCTTTTGCGCCTCGACCGCGAACTCCATCGGCAGTTGCTGCAGCACGTCGCGCACGAAGCCGTTGACGATCAGCGCCGTCGCCTCTTCGGCGGAGAGCCCGCGCTGCTGCGCATAGAAGAGCTGGTCCTCGGAGATCTTCGACGTCGTCGCTTCGTGCTCGAACTGCGCGCTCGGGTTTTTCGACTCGATATAGGGAACCGTATGCGCGCCGCAGTCATGGCCGATCAGCAGGCTGTCGCATTGCGTGAAGTTGCGCGCGCCTTCGGCTTTACGATGCGCGGAAACCTGTCCCCGATAGGTGTTCTGCGAATTGCCCGCCGAGATGCCCTTGGAGACGATGCGGCTCTTGGTGTTGCGGCCGAGATGGATCATCTTCGTGCCGCTGTCGACCTGCTGATAGCCGTTCGACACGGCGATCGAATAGAACTCGCCCTGCGAGCCGTCGCCGCGCAGGATGCAGGACGGATATTTCCAGGTGATGGCCGAACCCGTCTCCACCTGCGTCCATGAGATATGCGAATTGCGGCCGCGGCAGTCGCCGCGCTTCGTCACGAAGTTGTAGATGCCGCCCTTGCCCTCGCTGTCGCCGGGATACCAGTTCTGCACCGTCGAATATTTGATCTCGGCGTCGTCGAGCGCCACGAGTTCGACCACGGCGGCGTGAAGCTGGTTCTCGTCGCGCTTTGGCGCCGTGCAGCCTTCGAGATAGCTCACATAGGAGCCCTCGTCGGCGATGATCAGCGTGCGCTCGAACTGTCCCGTCTTCTGCTCATTGATGCGGAAGTAAGTGGAGAGCTCCATCGGGCAGCGCACGCCCTTCGGGATGTAGACGAAGGAGCCGTCGGAGAAGACCGCGCTGTTCAAAGTCGCGTAGAAATTGTCCGTCACCGGCACGACCGAGCCGAGATATTTCTTCACCAGCTCCGGATGCGTCTTCACAGCCTCCGAGATCGGGCAGAAGATCACGCCCGCTTTGGCCAGCTCCTCCTTGAAGGTCGTCGCGACCGAGACGCTGTCGAACACCGCGTCCACAGCGACCTTGCGCATTTCGACGCCGGCGAGGATTTCCTGCTCCTTGAGCGGAATGCCGAGCTTCTCGTAGGTTCGCAGCAGCTCGGGATCGACTTCGTCGAGCGACTTCGGACCCGGCGTCGACTTCGGCGCCGCGTAGTAATAGAGGTCCTGATAGTCGATCGGCGGATAGTGGACGCGCGCCCAGTTCGGCTCGTCCATGGTCAGCCAGCGGCGGTAAGCCTCGAGGCGCCATTCGGTCAGCCAATCGGGTTCGTTCTTCTTGGCGGAGATGAAGCGAACAATGTCTTCGCTCAGGCCCTTGGGGGCCTTCTCCGATTCGATATCGGTCGTGAAGCCGTATTTGTAAGCGTCAACGTCGATGGACTCGACGCGTTCAACGGTCTCCTTGAGAGCCGCCATGTCTTTCATCTCCTCGTCACGACGGGTTCAAGGCCCGCCGGCCGATCTGGTTCCCCGCCCGCTTGAGCGCTTTCCGCCGAAATGGAAGCCGGTTCGGCGTTCAGAAAGCGCGGCCAAGCTAAGCGACGGAACGCCGCGACCTGATCCGGTTCACGACCTCCGCAAGAACCATTCCAAACTGTTCTACATCCTCTTCGCGAGTCGTCCAACCCAGGCTCACGCGCAAAGCTTCCTTTTCGGCGGCCCCCATGGCGGCCAGCACATGCGACTCCCGCACCTTTCCCGACGAACAGGCCGAGCCGCTGGACGCGGCGACGCCGGAAAGATCCAGCGCCATCAAAGCCGTATGCGCAGGAATGCCCGGCAGCGCAAAGGCGGAGGTCGTCGCGACGCGAAGCGCCCCGCGCCCAAAGAAACGCGCGTCGGGGGCGATTTCGGCAATCTTGTTTTCAAGAGAGTTGCGCATGAGGCGCAGCCGAAGCTCCTCCGCCGTCAGCCCGGCCAGCGAGGCGTCGAAAGCCGCCGCAAAGCCTGCAATTCCCGCGATATTCTCTGTCCCCGCGCGGCGTCCGAACTCCTGCCCGCCGCCCTTGGCCAGCGTTTCCGTTATGTGGAGGTCATCCTGCGCCGCCGCAAGCGCCCCGACTCCGGCTGGCCCCCCGAGCTTATGTGAGGAACAGAACAAAAAATCCGCGCCGGTGGACGGGAAGCATGTCTCGATTCTGCCAATGGCCTGGGTGGCGTCGCAGATGAGGAGTCCGCCCGCCGTATGGACCCGTTCGGCAACCTCGCGGACAGGCTGAATCACGCCCGTCTCGTTATTTACGGCCTGAAGCGCGGCCATGATCCGCTTGCCGGCATGCCGCGCCAACGCTTCGTCGAGCGCGGCTAGCGACAACGTTCCTTCCGCCGTGAGCGCGATGCGCTCAACTGCATCCGCCGGGAAGCGATGGCCGAGCAGGACAGCCGGATGCTCGCCCGCGCCGAGGAGCAGGACCTCGAACGGGGCTGGATTTTTTCCGCGCTGCAACATGGGCGTCAGCGCCAGATTGGCGGACTCGGTCGCGCCGCTGGTGAAGGTGACGTTGCGCGCCGCCGTCCCGAGCCCCCGCCCGATCACGGCCCGCGCCTGCTCCAGCAAAGCCTTGGCGGCGCGGCCCTCGGCGTGGACGGAGGAAGCGTTCCCCGGCGCCTCCATGGCTGCCAGCATCGCCGCCCGCGCCTCGGGGCGCAGCGGCGAAGTGGCGTTGTGGTCGAGATAGATGCGGGACTTCGACATGGAGCACATGTAGCCTTCTCCCGCGCGCGGGAGAAGGAAGAAACCCCATGATTCAGGACCGAACAAGGGCGTCCGCCGGTTTCACGGCCGCGCGGTCCTCGCCAGCCGCGCGAGGTTCACGAGCTCCGCGCGGTAGCCGAAGGGGTCCTCGCCCTTCGCGCCCTTGGCCAGCGCGATCACGTCGTCATAGCTGTATTTGCCGATATAGGGCGCGCCCTTCAGCAATTGCCCGAAGGCCGCGACCGCGATCGAGAAGCGCACATCGTCCGTCGTCGCCGACAGCTTCTCGACAGCCTGCGCATCGCCGATCGGCGACGAGATCAGCTTCGACTCGTCTTCCTTCGGCAGCTTGTAGCGCAGCTTGACGAAACCGAGTTCGCCATCGGCCGGACCCGACTCCGGCGCGATGCGCGTTTCGGCCGCGCGTTTGCCGTAGCGCAGATCGTCGACAAGCT
The nucleotide sequence above comes from Methylocystis parvus OBBP. Encoded proteins:
- the sufD gene encoding Fe-S cluster assembly protein SufD, with amino-acid sequence MIKLATETDAALLSLFDEMKGKGATGLRQAAWESFAAKGLPNRRVEAWHYTDLKAALAKPAPIASVYAAALTLPAKCGAIRLVTLDGVFRPDLSDLAALPEGVKAQPLREALGQGAAGIMALIASSDVQTDDAALSLNAALMQDGVVLRVAGGATLEQTIELATFVSSEEAQSSFSRNVVIVGKDAHATIVETAGALSSAPAQDNQALIVRLASGATLDIITHASGQSDALVRVMSLLAHLDEGASLNSYALLEGAGLLRRQIFARLDGERAKVSLNGATLAKGRQHVDTTLVVDHAFPNGESRERFRSILDEQGTGVFQGKIVVRPGAQKTDGVMQSKAVLLSDGATMNNKPELEIFADDVQCGHGATCGRLDKDQLFYLVARGIPRVEAEALLIEGFANEAFEGLENEALRGFLATRISSWMAARAR
- the sufB gene encoding Fe-S cluster assembly protein SufB, translated to MAALKETVERVESIDVDAYKYGFTTDIESEKAPKGLSEDIVRFISAKKNEPDWLTEWRLEAYRRWLTMDEPNWARVHYPPIDYQDLYYYAAPKSTPGPKSLDEVDPELLRTYEKLGIPLKEQEILAGVEMRKVAVDAVFDSVSVATTFKEELAKAGVIFCPISEAVKTHPELVKKYLGSVVPVTDNFYATLNSAVFSDGSFVYIPKGVRCPMELSTYFRINEQKTGQFERTLIIADEGSYVSYLEGCTAPKRDENQLHAAVVELVALDDAEIKYSTVQNWYPGDSEGKGGIYNFVTKRGDCRGRNSHISWTQVETGSAITWKYPSCILRGDGSQGEFYSIAVSNGYQQVDSGTKMIHLGRNTKSRIVSKGISAGNSQNTYRGQVSAHRKAEGARNFTQCDSLLIGHDCGAHTVPYIESKNPSAQFEHEATTSKISEDQLFYAQQRGLSAEEATALIVNGFVRDVLQQLPMEFAVEAQKLISISLEGSVG
- a CDS encoding cysteine desulfurase, with amino-acid sequence MNQHVTLYDVEKIRADFPILAEMPYGKPLAYLDNAASAQKPRAVIDRLTHFYEHEYANVHRGLHYLANAATEGYEGAREAVRRFLNAGLTEEIIFTRGATEALNLVAASYGLAHIGEGDEIILSLMEHHSNIVPWHFLRERKGAVIKWIVPDDNGVIDLDVFEKMFTERTKIVSVTHMSNVVGAPTPIADMARIAHAHGVPICVDGSQGAVHLDVDVQALDVDFYVVTGHKLYGPTGVGAVYGKRKWLEALPPFAGGGEMIETVTRDTVTYNAPPHRFEAGTPPIAQAVGLGAALDYIDSIGRGAIRAHEARLTAYAQQRLSEIEGLRIFGNAPDKGPIVAFEMKAAHAHDIATIIDRSGVAVRAGTHCAMPLLSHFGVTSTCRASFALYNTREEVDRLAEALLKAQKLFA
- a CDS encoding cysteine desulfurase family protein — translated: MSKSRIYLDHNATSPLRPEARAAMLAAMEAPGNASSVHAEGRAAKALLEQARAVIGRGLGTAARNVTFTSGATESANLALTPMLQRGKNPAPFEVLLLGAGEHPAVLLGHRFPADAVERIALTAEGTLSLAALDEALARHAGKRIMAALQAVNNETGVIQPVREVAERVHTAGGLLICDATQAIGRIETCFPSTGADFLFCSSHKLGGPAGVGALAAAQDDLHITETLAKGGGQEFGRRAGTENIAGIAGFAAAFDASLAGLTAEELRLRLMRNSLENKIAEIAPDARFFGRGALRVATTSAFALPGIPAHTALMALDLSGVAASSGSACSSGKVRESHVLAAMGAAEKEALRVSLGWTTREEDVEQFGMVLAEVVNRIRSRRSVA
- a CDS encoding SUF system Fe-S cluster assembly protein — encoded protein: MTDALNPSEPEVAAEDDRASISASKNDSLTDDIVKALKTVYDPEIPADVYELGLVYRIDISDAGVVEIDMTLTAPGCPVAGEMPIWVKNAVGAVPGVSEVKVNLVFDPPWDQSRMSDEARVTLDMF
- a CDS encoding GlcG/HbpS family heme-binding protein, with the translated sequence MVKFLKMLCISVVAFGAVNGVALASDSEGDGRSCPVSWQTLRDALRAAKADRSVTTPGAFGNNMWGVVVNRTGAVCAVAFSGSAASDQWLLSRQIAAAKAFTANGLSLDSILGGSKQLSTQQLYDLVQPGGGLYGVHFGNIQDAADATKGPASKWGAASDPMVGLRVAGMITFGGGLALVNNRGVVVGGLGISGDTACQDDKFARAVRTGLGLNGGVADAGTGATCR
- a CDS encoding VOC family protein, with translation MFAPQTKPRVLETALYVEDLERAGRFYRDALGLSPMMQDSRMWALDCGPASVLLLFRQGGALEPIDLPGGRIPPHDGQGPAHLAFAVEADDIPEWRTRLAACGVEIEAVMKWPRGGESLYFRDPDHHLVELASPGLWANY
- a CDS encoding DUF2167 domain-containing protein — encoded protein: MSYSKPPVVASSVALLAVLSLVPTQGWARDGRSSGDVIYEMPPMSPANSAQDIIFEMAPMKPVKGAAQAQKLAPKPAPQPAVAAKPAPAPVKEAAPAPAQPAPVAAAPIPAQPVAEAPSAPPPAMPVEQQPALADTPAPAAGEAPSVAAQLPNETPAAPAEGQDAALPPAPVEAAAVAGEATIVEPARFEAPIMTFNPPRRAIAAIKPPVAALGENVVELQGDSPAASFVPKLRSLAPEAPAAVAADQPVAEQAADAQLEGQTAPATSSDPAAVQEASDARIASLLAEGLVGPAEIRIGDRATMWLPAGRVFLPLETAHKLAQEAGLEWRPGVQGMVAPAGGKLEWLAPVELLDDGYIKTGEPDSLEPGKLLTAFEASLPEVNAQRVHAGQPPVALDGWLIAPAIDDKRRLSACVNISTQNDQNGLDKFFNCESWALGRQGAIKVGLADGGEGAERLKDEAASLASTIVYDRGKAYEDFDAAADKVAPYVAGDLLTRDVSAKSAPPALAPAPEEAQGGGLLSSLLYPALFGVAALGAYVLLKRRRKAGDDAAVAEAMEAEAAPVKRVSRDPEPRRGQEAPAAIAMVDEPASEATPSLFARLLPTLHARFAKKAEHEVEPVAEAPVVAARKPAPASAEKTEGAIGGLMGKIAAMRSSRSESATPAPASADPRASNEAEEPASALKMLAARMRRSTEEPAAPSTVNVSRVMRPSRASGVAAAVVAVEPVVAPLIVEAAEPRQREPELTLVEPQIVEPKGSRFPEPVVETRFDAHEEIEAYIAPSPAPKPPASSSVFDEDDFGLIEPGDAGAASSAEEASRNRRASDQ
- the sufC gene encoding Fe-S cluster assembly ATPase SufC, which translates into the protein MLEIKNLHVSVGDRKILKGLTLTVKDGEVAAIMGPNGTGKSTLSYVISGREGYEITEGEVLLDGENILELEPHERAAKGIFLAFQYPVEIPGVATMTFLKAAMNAQRRSRGEEELATPEFMKAVKEASAKLGVSQEMLRRPLNSGFSGGEKKRMDILQMALLQPKFGILDETDSGLDIDALRVVSEGVNSLRNPKRSFLVITHYQRLLDYIKPDTVHVMAKGVIQRSGGPALALELEEHGYREYLAEEAA
- a CDS encoding HesB/IscA family protein; the protein is MPLPKPSVMIVSPAAAERVRGLLANAAAETGLRVSVEKGGCAGMSYKMALAEPQKGDEVIDFEGGRVIVDAGAVLYLLGTTMDVKIDKFSSAFVFENPNQTSACGCGESVELKPADPAQLFAAS